A section of the Streptomyces sp. Je 1-369 genome encodes:
- a CDS encoding SDR family NAD(P)-dependent oxidoreductase, with amino-acid sequence MEISGARVLVVGATGVLGGLIACALAERGAQPALAGRNPVRLAALARDLGGPPARCFEACDLDQCSALGPWAERALSGLDGVLVTVGAAAFGAVEDVSNAVAGHLLTVNALCPMAVLRGAAPVVADKGFLLAMTGGVPERARTDATVDVPVPVEHPGPPYAPAQTDHIAGTADYTASKEALSGWLGVLSEELAPRSVSVLDIRSPHLDTGFTERPLAGQAPTLPPGADALKAVHFLMDSIASA; translated from the coding sequence ATGGAAATCTCGGGTGCCCGCGTCCTCGTGGTCGGGGCCACCGGCGTACTGGGCGGTCTCATCGCGTGCGCACTGGCGGAGCGCGGCGCGCAGCCGGCGCTGGCGGGCCGCAACCCGGTGCGGCTTGCCGCTCTCGCACGCGATCTCGGGGGTCCGCCCGCCCGGTGCTTCGAGGCGTGCGACCTGGACCAGTGCTCCGCGCTCGGGCCGTGGGCGGAGCGCGCGCTTTCGGGCCTCGACGGGGTGCTCGTGACGGTCGGGGCGGCGGCCTTCGGTGCGGTGGAGGACGTGTCGAACGCGGTGGCGGGCCATCTCCTGACGGTCAACGCGCTCTGTCCCATGGCGGTGCTGCGGGGCGCGGCACCGGTCGTGGCGGACAAGGGGTTCCTGCTGGCGATGACGGGCGGGGTGCCCGAGCGTGCCCGTACGGACGCCACCGTCGACGTACCGGTCCCCGTGGAACACCCCGGCCCCCCGTACGCGCCCGCGCAGACCGATCACATCGCGGGCACCGCCGACTACACCGCGTCCAAGGAGGCGTTGAGCGGCTGGCTCGGCGTGCTCTCCGAGGAGCTCGCGCCGCGGTCCGTCTCGGTCCTCGACATCCGCTCGCCGCATCTGGACACCGGGTTCACCGAACGGCCCCTGGCCGGGCAGGCGCCCACCCTGCCGCCGGGGGCCGACGCGCTGAAGGCGGTGCATTTCTTGATGGACAGCATCGCCTCGGCGTGA